From Ignisphaera aggregans DSM 17230, the proteins below share one genomic window:
- a CDS encoding (R)-citramalate synthase (COGs: COG0119 Isopropylmalate/homocitrate/citramalate synthase~InterPro IPR000891:IPR002034~KEGG: kcr:Kcr_0973 2-isopropylmalate synthase~PFAM: pyruvate carboxyltransferase~PRIAM: (R)-citramalate synthase~SPTR: B1L5J0 2-isopropylmalate synthase~PFAM: HMGL-like), which translates to MSSQDFFYRDVYPFNSVPRIIPSSREIEENLRSIYITDTTLRDGQQGWRNFSIEESVKIYELLVDIGGRGAIRATEVFLYTDKDREVVKILKSYGYRYPKVISWIRATRSDLRLVIDAGLDETIMLTSISDYHIRYKFGLSREEVIGKYLEVIEEAFRHGIKVKCSLEDITRADIHGAVVPFIKKVLELGEKYGIEPAFRMPDTLGLGLPFPEVPLPRGIPAIVTTIRRETGVSQEQLEFHAHNDFGLAVANQLSAWMYGAASANCTLLGIGERAGNCPLEIIAIHYTGIKGSSDINLKALPRIVDLFESMGYRVNDHYPIVGRNAFKTKAGIHADGLLKNPEVYLPFNPMEVLGKPYSVEITPYSGTAAIVLWIKNYLGYSDISKDDPRVKTIYREIQELYSRTGRREPLSDTEMMEIVSRYFFRE; encoded by the coding sequence ATGTCTTCTCAAGATTTTTTCTATAGAGATGTATATCCATTTAATAGTGTTCCAAGGATAATACCTAGTTCTAGAGAGATTGAGGAGAATCTTAGGAGTATATATATAACTGATACTACTCTTAGAGATGGTCAGCAGGGATGGAGGAACTTTAGTATTGAGGAGTCTGTTAAGATATATGAGCTTTTAGTTGATATCGGTGGTAGAGGTGCTATAAGAGCTACAGAAGTGTTTCTCTATACTGATAAGGATAGGGAGGTTGTAAAGATTTTGAAGAGCTATGGATATAGATATCCAAAGGTTATATCATGGATAAGAGCTACAAGGAGTGATCTTAGACTTGTTATTGATGCAGGTCTTGATGAGACAATTATGCTTACATCTATATCTGATTACCATATCAGATACAAATTTGGTTTATCGAGAGAAGAGGTTATTGGTAAGTATCTAGAGGTTATAGAGGAGGCATTTAGACATGGAATAAAGGTTAAGTGTTCTTTGGAGGATATAACTAGAGCTGATATACATGGTGCTGTAGTTCCATTTATAAAGAAGGTTCTTGAGCTAGGTGAAAAATATGGTATTGAACCAGCATTTAGAATGCCTGATACACTTGGCCTTGGACTACCCTTCCCTGAGGTGCCTCTGCCAAGGGGTATACCAGCTATTGTGACTACAATTAGGAGAGAGACAGGTGTTTCACAAGAGCAGTTGGAGTTTCATGCACATAACGATTTCGGTCTTGCTGTAGCTAATCAACTATCTGCATGGATGTATGGAGCTGCAAGTGCTAACTGTACTCTTCTCGGTATTGGTGAGAGAGCTGGTAACTGTCCATTGGAGATAATAGCTATACATTATACAGGTATAAAGGGCTCTAGCGATATAAATCTAAAGGCTTTGCCAAGAATTGTAGATCTATTTGAGTCTATGGGATATAGAGTAAATGATCATTATCCTATTGTGGGGAGAAATGCGTTTAAGACTAAGGCAGGGATTCATGCAGATGGTCTGTTGAAGAATCCTGAGGTATATCTTCCGTTCAATCCTATGGAAGTTCTTGGAAAACCTTATAGCGTTGAAATAACTCCTTACTCTGGAACTGCAGCTATTGTTCTATGGATAAAGAACTATCTTGGGTATAGCGATATATCTAAGGATGATCCAAGGGTAAAGACTATATATAGAGAGATTCAGGAGCTCTATAGTAGAACTGGTAGGAGGGAGCCTCTATCAGATACTGAGATGATGGAGATAGTATCTAGGTATTTCTTTAGAGAGTAG
- a CDS encoding glutamine synthetase, type I (COGs: COG0174 Glutamine synthetase~InterPro IPR008146:IPR008147:IPR004809~KEGG: sso:SSO0366 glutamine synthetase (glutamate ammonia ligase) (GS). (GlnA-1)~PFAM: glutamine synthetase catalytic region; glutamine synthetase beta-Grasp~SPTR: C5SS60 Glutamine synthetase, type I~TIGRFAM: glutamine synthetase, type I~PFAM: Glutamine synthetase, catalytic domain; Glutamine synthetase, beta-Grasp domain~TIGRFAM: glutamine synthetase, type I) — protein MSILTIELIERVKSSRIRWLDLQFTDLLGYLRHVTISTDMLTPDSVRDSLGKLDGSSVKGFVGVEESDLVLKPFPETFALIPWVEGLGRVICGVYFQGDRLSRDPRYVAEKIDSMLVSQGLKPFVSAELEFYIFDKVSVSIDSWRQFFEIMSSEAPWNGTAFVNRTKDGYYSVYPKDRFYELKMEIGDVLKKYFGIDIEVVHHEVAAASQHEINFRGGMTTWEADAIQTVKFVVRAMAFRKGYIATFMPKPIYGDNGSGMHVHVSIWRGDDNLFYDENDGYAHLSEYARYFIGGLIEHGRALSAIVNPTVNSYKRLVPGYEAPIYLVWSRGNRSAAIRVPMYSNSKRSIRIEYRPPDPSANPYLALVAILLAGLDGVKKKISPGDPVDENIYKLSPERRKALGVKELPRSLDEALDELESDYEWLKPIFSQDLIESYIELKREEARKIMSYPTPIEIYHYLDV, from the coding sequence GTGAGTATATTGACAATAGAATTAATTGAAAGAGTAAAATCTAGTAGGATTAGATGGCTAGATCTTCAGTTTACAGATCTACTGGGATATCTAAGGCATGTAACTATATCAACAGATATGTTGACACCTGATAGTGTTAGAGATAGTCTTGGGAAGCTCGATGGTAGTAGTGTTAAGGGGTTTGTAGGTGTAGAGGAGAGTGATCTTGTTTTAAAGCCTTTTCCAGAGACTTTTGCTTTGATTCCATGGGTTGAAGGGCTTGGTAGAGTTATATGTGGTGTTTATTTCCAGGGGGATAGACTATCTAGGGATCCTAGATATGTTGCTGAGAAGATTGATAGTATGCTAGTTTCACAGGGGTTAAAACCTTTTGTCTCTGCAGAGCTAGAGTTCTATATATTTGACAAGGTCTCTGTATCTATAGATTCATGGAGACAGTTCTTTGAGATTATGAGTAGTGAGGCTCCGTGGAATGGTACAGCATTTGTTAATAGGACTAAGGATGGATACTATAGTGTTTATCCAAAGGATAGATTTTATGAGCTTAAGATGGAGATAGGAGATGTTCTGAAGAAGTATTTTGGTATAGATATTGAGGTTGTACACCATGAGGTTGCAGCAGCTTCTCAGCATGAGATAAACTTTAGAGGCGGTATGACGACATGGGAGGCAGATGCTATACAGACTGTAAAATTTGTTGTTAGGGCTATGGCTTTTAGAAAGGGGTATATAGCAACGTTTATGCCTAAGCCTATATATGGTGATAATGGTAGTGGTATGCATGTCCATGTAAGTATATGGAGAGGTGATGATAATCTCTTTTACGATGAGAACGATGGCTATGCACATTTGAGTGAATATGCAAGATATTTTATAGGTGGTTTGATAGAGCATGGAAGAGCTTTATCAGCTATCGTCAATCCTACTGTAAATAGTTATAAGAGGCTTGTACCAGGCTATGAAGCACCTATATATCTTGTCTGGAGTAGGGGTAATAGGAGTGCAGCTATAAGAGTACCTATGTATAGCAATTCGAAGCGCTCTATAAGGATAGAGTATAGACCTCCTGATCCAAGTGCAAATCCATATCTAGCACTAGTAGCAATACTTCTAGCTGGTCTCGATGGTGTTAAGAAGAAGATTAGTCCTGGTGATCCTGTTGATGAGAATATATATAAGCTTTCACCAGAGAGGAGAAAAGCTCTAGGTGTAAAGGAGCTTCCAAGGTCATTGGATGAGGCTTTAGATGAGCTTGAATCTGATTATGAGTGGCTTAAACCTATATTCTCCCAAGATCTTATTGAGAGTTATATAGAGCTTAAGAGGGAGGAGGCGAGGAAGATAATGTCTTATCCAACACCTATAGAGATATATCACTATCTAGATGTATAG